One stretch of Bacteroidota bacterium DNA includes these proteins:
- a CDS encoding NAD(P)H-dependent oxidoreductase produces MNRKPYIVGIGGTSRPNSSSELALRQVLQDLEGMGAQVELFTGHALSKLPIYGDEVDAHDDLRESFIKALREADGVVISSPCYHGGVSGLIKNALDYVEDMRNDPRVYLDGRVVGVIACAYGNQGVGTVLNQLRQIVHALRGWPTPIGVGINSLEVRFTGDECSDESIRKQIKLMAKQLVQFVPRMTEATA; encoded by the coding sequence GTGAATCGCAAGCCTTATATCGTTGGCATCGGGGGTACTTCCAGGCCGAACTCCTCGTCGGAGCTCGCCTTGAGGCAGGTGCTGCAGGACCTGGAGGGCATGGGCGCTCAGGTTGAGTTGTTCACGGGCCATGCACTGAGCAAACTGCCCATCTATGGAGACGAGGTCGACGCTCACGACGACCTGCGTGAATCTTTCATCAAGGCATTGAGAGAGGCTGATGGCGTGGTGATTTCTTCGCCTTGCTACCACGGCGGCGTGTCAGGTCTGATCAAGAACGCTCTGGATTACGTGGAGGATATGCGAAATGATCCGCGTGTCTATCTTGATGGCAGGGTCGTTGGCGTGATCGCCTGCGCCTATGGCAACCAAGGGGTGGGGACTGTACTGAACCAGTTGCGCCAAATTGTGCATGCCCTTCGCGGTTGGCCTACCCCCATTGGCGTGGGCATCAACTCCCTTGAGGTTCGATTCACCGGTGATGAGTGCTCGGATGAATCTATTCGAAAGCAGATCAAATTGATGGCAAAGCAGTTGGTTCAGTTTGTTCCACGAATGACTGAAGCCACTGCTTGA
- a CDS encoding LLM class flavin-dependent oxidoreductase, translated as MQHIYFTLMPYRPLDMEAAAKQRSAWVVLPNSLYDPKKGADDYESHMNLLEEADALGFDGLGVNEHHQTAYGMMPAPNLIASAIIQRTKRAKIAILGRALPLVSNPIYIAEEFAMLDNLSRGRLICGFVRGIGAEYHAAPINPAFSHGRFHEAHDLIVKAWTTPGPFAWEGEYYNHNYVNLWPRPYQSPRPPIWIPSQGSAETIDWAAHPDRKYPFLITFAQESNVIRNLNAYREKAREYGYEASSEQLGWAAPVYVADTYERAIEEARAGVESLFNNYLTLPMEMLMPPGYTSLSSMKKTMAARAGIGLKRQTIEEMIELGTVVVGTPTMVRDKIQKMRDATNIGIFVALLQIGVMGDELARRNMQMYASEVMPHLK; from the coding sequence ATGCAGCATATTTACTTTACCTTGATGCCCTACCGCCCGCTTGACATGGAGGCGGCGGCAAAACAGAGATCTGCTTGGGTCGTGTTGCCCAACAGCCTGTATGACCCCAAGAAAGGCGCAGACGACTACGAAAGCCACATGAACCTGCTGGAGGAGGCTGATGCGCTGGGCTTCGACGGGTTGGGCGTCAACGAACATCACCAGACCGCCTATGGAATGATGCCAGCGCCGAATCTGATTGCGAGTGCGATCATCCAGCGGACGAAGCGCGCGAAAATTGCCATTCTTGGCCGGGCGTTGCCTTTGGTGAGCAATCCCATCTATATCGCCGAAGAGTTTGCCATGTTGGACAACCTGTCCAGAGGCCGTCTGATTTGTGGTTTCGTGCGTGGTATCGGTGCTGAGTACCATGCGGCCCCTATCAATCCCGCTTTCTCGCATGGCCGTTTTCACGAGGCCCACGACCTGATTGTGAAAGCCTGGACGACCCCGGGTCCGTTCGCATGGGAAGGCGAGTACTACAACCACAACTATGTCAACCTCTGGCCAAGGCCTTACCAGAGCCCCCGCCCGCCGATCTGGATTCCATCGCAAGGCTCAGCCGAAACGATCGACTGGGCCGCGCATCCCGATCGGAAGTATCCGTTTCTGATCACGTTTGCGCAGGAGTCCAATGTCATCAGAAACCTGAACGCGTACCGTGAGAAGGCACGTGAGTATGGTTATGAAGCAAGCTCCGAGCAGCTGGGATGGGCCGCACCGGTCTACGTGGCGGATACCTATGAGCGCGCCATCGAGGAAGCTCGGGCCGGTGTCGAGTCGTTGTTCAACAACTACTTGACGCTGCCCATGGAAATGCTGATGCCGCCCGGCTACACGTCCTTGTCTTCGATGAAGAAGACCATGGCCGCGCGAGCGGGCATTGGTTTGAAGCGCCAGACCATTGAAGAGATGATCGAGTTGGGCACGGTGGTGGTGGGCACTCCGACCATGGTTCGGGACAAGATCCAGAAAATGCGCGACGCGACCAATATCGGCATCTTCGTGGCGCTGCTTCAGATCGGTGTCATGGGTGATGAACTCGCCCGCCGAAACATGCAGATGTATGCCTCTGAAGTGATGCCGCACTTGAAGTGA
- a CDS encoding alpha/beta fold hydrolase — MSYKSTYPSINGCKLHLREAGKGRPILFLHGAGSGVMEWLPFFDRLAEAGHLLVPDHPGFGDSDDPSWIKAIPDMAMFYLEMLEELDLHDVHVIGHSLGGWIAAEMAVRNRTRIRDITLMAPAGLRKKGLQYADLFIQTPLERVNALYADKRFVEAQLAKPLSEEDRDKLLKNWFASAKLAWEPRGFSLVLPNWLHRIKNPVRLIWGKDDAVIPSAVSSEWVEKLPSVKYFQMIEQCGHMPHIEKLDEVVGRLIEDIKTSA; from the coding sequence ATGTCATACAAGTCTACATACCCAAGCATTAACGGTTGCAAGCTTCATTTGCGCGAAGCTGGCAAGGGGCGGCCCATTCTGTTCCTGCACGGTGCAGGCAGCGGTGTCATGGAATGGCTTCCTTTCTTTGACCGCCTTGCAGAGGCGGGTCATCTGCTGGTGCCAGATCATCCTGGTTTCGGCGACTCTGACGATCCCAGTTGGATCAAGGCCATTCCGGACATGGCCATGTTCTACCTGGAGATGCTTGAGGAGCTTGATCTTCATGATGTTCATGTGATTGGGCATTCGCTGGGAGGCTGGATCGCTGCCGAAATGGCTGTGCGCAACAGGACCCGCATCCGTGACATCACCTTGATGGCACCCGCCGGCCTGCGGAAAAAGGGGCTGCAGTATGCAGACCTTTTCATTCAAACGCCCTTGGAGCGCGTCAATGCGTTGTATGCCGACAAGCGCTTTGTTGAGGCCCAATTGGCCAAGCCTCTTTCAGAGGAGGACCGCGACAAGCTGTTGAAGAACTGGTTTGCGTCGGCAAAGCTTGCGTGGGAACCCCGTGGATTCAGCCTGGTATTGCCGAACTGGCTGCACCGGATCAAAAACCCTGTGCGGTTGATCTGGGGCAAGGACGATGCGGTGATCCCGAGTGCAGTGTCATCAGAGTGGGTCGAGAAACTACCCTCCGTGAAGTACTTTCAGATGATCGAGCAATGTGGGCATATGCCCCACATTGAAAAGCTGGACGAAGTCGTTGGTCGACTTATCGAAGACATTAAAACGAGCGCATAA